Proteins from a single region of Runella sp. SP2:
- a CDS encoding formylglycine-generating enzyme family protein, with amino-acid sequence MKNHLQTFPDSPVAFTMVAIEGNRQGDPFKMSDTYRVRLDDFWMGEYPVTQALWAYVMRDTDSADPSRFKDANRPVERVSWNDIDQLFLPRLNDQTKAQRPEGTLYRLPTEAEWEYAARGGKYWWEYPFEYAGSNKLEEVGWYAENSQNETQVVGLKTPNLLGLYDMSGNVWEWCIDWYGSYPSSAKNVISNPTATTGTDRVYRGGSWNRNAQNCRSTFRNNYWPVFRFNDVGLRLVLSFSVV; translated from the coding sequence ATGAAAAACCACCTCCAAACTTTTCCCGATAGCCCCGTTGCTTTCACTATGGTAGCGATTGAAGGAAACAGGCAAGGCGACCCGTTTAAAATGAGCGATACATACCGAGTACGCTTAGACGATTTTTGGATGGGCGAATACCCCGTGACCCAAGCCTTGTGGGCCTACGTGATGCGTGATACCGATAGTGCTGACCCCTCTCGTTTTAAAGATGCCAACCGCCCTGTAGAGCGAGTTAGTTGGAATGATATTGACCAACTTTTTTTACCCAGACTTAATGATCAAACCAAAGCCCAACGCCCCGAGGGAACCTTGTACCGTTTGCCCACGGAAGCCGAATGGGAATACGCGGCACGAGGGGGAAAGTACTGGTGGGAATACCCATTTGAATACGCAGGGAGTAATAAATTAGAGGAAGTGGGTTGGTATGCAGAAAACAGTCAAAATGAAACGCAGGTAGTAGGATTAAAAACGCCGAACCTATTGGGTTTGTACGACATGAGTGGGAATGTATGGGAATGGTGTATTGATTGGTACGGTTCTTATCCAAGCTCAGCTAAGAATGTTATATCCAATCCTACAGCTACTACGGGAACGGACCGCGTGTATCGCGGCGGTAGCTGGAACCGCAACGCGCAGAACTGCCGCTCTACGTTCCGCAACAACTACTGGCCTGTGTTTCGCTTCAACGACGTCGGTCTTCGGTTGGTTCTTTCTTTCTCTGTAGTTTAG
- a CDS encoding SUMF1/EgtB/PvdO family nonheme iron enzyme — protein MRETYTQFKNTPAAFKMLWVEGGVFEMGSEGEYSDSLPVHKVEVNSFWMGKFAVTQALWTYVMQENPSKFKGANRPVENVSYKDIMNEFLPRLKNMTGLDYRLPTEAEWEYAARGGKYGQKYPFEYAGSNKLEEVGWYDKNSQNETQVVGLKTPNLLGLYDMSGSVCEWCSKEGDNTDFIVDGLLFRGTFPYRGGGWIDTQDKCNLIRSTKDFSGICISYVGFRLALLYSSVE, from the coding sequence ATGAGAGAAACCTATACCCAATTTAAAAATACCCCCGCCGCGTTTAAGATGCTTTGGGTGGAGGGAGGTGTATTTGAAATGGGTAGCGAAGGTGAATATTCTGATTCTTTGCCTGTTCATAAAGTTGAGGTAAATAGTTTTTGGATGGGAAAGTTTGCTGTTACTCAGGCGTTATGGACGTATGTAATGCAAGAAAATCCCTCGAAATTTAAAGGAGCAAACCGTCCCGTAGAAAATGTGTCTTATAAAGATATTATGAACGAGTTTTTGCCGAGACTGAAGAATATGACGGGGCTTGACTACCGTTTACCTACGGAAGCCGAGTGGGAATACGCAGCACGGGGTGGAAAATATGGGCAAAAATACCCTTTTGAGTACGCGGGCAGTAATAAATTGGAGGAAGTAGGCTGGTACGATAAAAACAGTCAAAATGAAACGCAGGTAGTAGGTTTGAAAACACCGAACCTCTTGGGGCTGTACGATATGAGTGGCAGTGTATGTGAGTGGTGTAGTAAGGAAGGTGATAATACAGACTTTATTGTAGACGGATTACTGTTTCGTGGCACATTTCCGTACCGTGGAGGAGGGTGGATAGATACCCAGGACAAGTGTAATTTAATACGTTCTACTAAAGATTTTTCAGGTATCTGTATTAGCTATGTCGGCTTTCGACTGGCTCTTTTATATAGCTCAGTAGAGTAA
- a CDS encoding formylglycine-generating enzyme family protein, producing MQNPYTEFKNTPAAFEMLWVEGGVFEMGGESVLGDALPVHRVKIDSFWMGEFAVTQALWAYVMAGTDEENLSRFKDANHPVERVSYNDIVYEFLPKLKAMTGQQYRLPTEAEWEYAARGGKYGQKYPFEYAGSNKLEEVGWYYENSQNETQVVGLKTPNLLGLYDMSGNVYEWCSDWYGWDFYSSSTANISDNPTGPTTGSHRVGRGGSWGRNEKYCRSTYRSNDWPGHRSGGVGLRLVLSFSVVQAGKIP from the coding sequence ATGCAAAACCCTTACACCGAATTTAAAAACACCCCCGCCGCGTTTGAGATGCTTTGGGTGGAGGGAGGTGTATTTGAAATGGGTGGTGAAAGTGTATTGGGCGATGCTTTGCCTGTGCATAGAGTAAAGATAGACTCTTTTTGGATGGGAGAGTTTGCGGTGACGCAGGCGTTATGGGCGTATGTGATGGCAGGTACAGACGAAGAAAACCTATCACGATTTAAAGACGCAAACCACCCTGTGGAAAGGGTATCTTACAATGATATTGTGTACGAGTTTTTGCCAAAATTGAAGGCTATGACAGGCCAACAGTACCGTTTGCCTACGGAAGCCGAATGGGAATACGCTGCACGAGGAGGGAAATATGGACAAAAATACCCATTTGAATACGCGGGCAGTAACAAATTGGAGGAAGTAGGCTGGTACTATGAAAATAGCCAGAATGAAACGCAGGTAGTAGGATTAAAAACGCCGAACCTATTGGGCTTGTACGATATGAGCGGGAATGTATATGAATGGTGTAGTGATTGGTATGGTTGGGATTTCTATAGTAGTTCTACAGCTAATATATCAGACAATCCTACAGGCCCTACTACGGGCTCGCACCGCGTGGGTCGCGGCGGTAGCTGGGGCCGCAATGAGAAGTACTGCCGCTCTACGTACCGCAGCAACGACTGGCCTGGGCATCGCAGCGGCGGCGTAGGTCTTCGGTTGGTTCTTTCTTTCTCTGTAGTTCAGGCGGGTAAAATCCCGTGA
- a CDS encoding COR domain-containing protein produces MARLNELTQNLTLQQDDGPITAVRLVKGYDNSYALNAAGHITALSLGNSQLKKLVLGKEAEALEYLYLSGSESLTEVVFEVPLPQLTHLYLNNCAIKQITFPAGFRSLQQIYLQKNGLQRLVFEGDYPSLVLMDVSGNALTQLSLPQGFANLTYLYLSGNQLVSLEAANLPKLSTLYLQNNQFSNLPFHFQNTQSGEIQLWLSNAPLVALESLRLSANPLPDDIRGFVENNDNCLNEIKAYFKDLSKGETLDNEYKTLIIGNGNVGKSCLVERLVHNRFKNEWDSTHGISLEQFLHKDYVFNLWDFGGQDIYHATHRLFMQSNALYLVLWDSKTEQSAFTEHQIEEKCRKYENYPLGYWLDYTHNQGKNSPVMVVQTKTKRDGEKDLAEIRAAYNDVFSFLKFEHIDSQEDDWDENGFNPLLTTMRLAAKHFNRKQQTPKNRAEVRQALRLKQKAGEKYLSLDDYLILAEKVTNPISVLENWLVKTGVVFYRSGLFQDSIILDQAWAIEAIYTIFRRTNEKGRRNATYYDIQSRNGRFTGEDLQGIWEEKYSPEEQNLFVSFMLSCEMCFEITSQEHPDLKKWEVRFEQRSFVAPQLMPENKSKSVEDFWEWRSSWYLTYRHDFLHYGVIQSFIVRTQTLAEMRDIWKSGISLKDTHDGAVHYALVECQGNEIRVRVTAGGRVLLNKIRNLFEKLRDSKGIETVSLDGENYVQLDELKNHSKDNPKLKTVHGTWIEAAGLEVFLERDENASFDKPKESEQQRSEKEHPSTKKMIDNSTPHEVTMAEGARKFVPFSEIEGKIKILFLAAGTLNTGLESRFQDIVRFWDESNKFDKVKDKHGLDKTLFKGFLITENPHILHYGGHGHKEGIILEKGDLKAETLKSYLKLSANVQCVILNACNSFEIAILIAEYVPYVVATQAEINDDTAVAFSRGFYLGIAANKTIEEAFELGIIEIEDEDLPGADIPILLKGIPPKS; encoded by the coding sequence ATGGCAAGGCTCAACGAACTTACCCAAAATCTCACCCTCCAACAAGACGACGGCCCCATCACTGCCGTGCGCTTGGTGAAAGGCTACGACAACAGTTACGCGCTCAATGCCGCAGGGCACATCACGGCCTTGAGCCTTGGCAATAGCCAACTCAAGAAGTTGGTATTGGGCAAAGAAGCAGAAGCGTTAGAATACCTCTACCTCAGCGGGAGTGAGTCACTCACGGAGGTGGTTTTTGAAGTGCCTTTGCCGCAGCTTACGCATTTGTATTTGAACAATTGCGCCATCAAGCAAATCACTTTCCCTGCGGGTTTCAGGTCTTTGCAGCAAATCTATCTGCAAAAAAACGGCCTGCAACGGCTTGTTTTTGAGGGAGATTACCCATCGTTGGTATTGATGGATGTGAGTGGGAATGCCCTGACTCAACTTTCGTTGCCTCAAGGCTTTGCCAATTTGACTTACCTGTATTTAAGCGGGAATCAGTTAGTAAGCCTTGAGGCGGCTAACTTGCCGAAATTGAGCACTTTGTACCTTCAAAACAATCAATTTTCAAACCTGCCATTCCATTTTCAAAATACCCAATCAGGCGAAATACAACTGTGGTTATCCAATGCCCCTTTAGTGGCTTTAGAGTCTTTACGCCTTTCTGCTAACCCACTGCCTGATGATATTCGAGGCTTTGTCGAAAATAACGATAATTGCCTAAACGAAATCAAAGCCTATTTCAAGGATTTATCCAAAGGAGAAACGTTGGACAATGAGTACAAAACACTCATTATAGGCAATGGCAATGTTGGTAAGAGCTGTTTGGTAGAGCGTTTGGTCCACAATAGATTTAAAAACGAATGGGATTCGACTCATGGAATTTCGCTGGAACAGTTTCTACATAAAGACTACGTCTTCAACCTTTGGGATTTTGGCGGACAAGATATTTACCATGCCACGCACCGCCTTTTTATGCAGTCCAACGCCCTCTATTTGGTCTTGTGGGATTCAAAAACCGAACAGAGCGCGTTCACGGAGCATCAGATAGAAGAGAAGTGCCGTAAGTATGAGAACTATCCATTGGGTTATTGGTTAGACTACACCCACAATCAAGGCAAAAACAGCCCCGTGATGGTGGTTCAAACAAAAACAAAACGGGACGGGGAGAAAGATTTGGCTGAGATTCGGGCCGCCTATAATGACGTTTTTTCTTTTCTGAAATTTGAGCACATTGACTCTCAGGAAGACGACTGGGACGAAAACGGCTTCAACCCATTACTGACCACTATGCGTTTGGCAGCAAAGCATTTTAATCGAAAACAGCAAACGCCTAAAAACAGGGCCGAGGTACGTCAGGCATTGCGCTTAAAACAAAAAGCGGGCGAAAAATACCTTTCCTTAGACGATTATTTGATTTTGGCAGAGAAAGTCACCAATCCAATCAGTGTTTTGGAAAATTGGCTGGTCAAAACAGGAGTAGTATTTTATCGGTCGGGTTTGTTTCAGGACAGTATCATTCTGGATCAGGCTTGGGCGATTGAGGCGATTTATACAATTTTCAGAAGAACCAACGAAAAAGGCCGCCGCAACGCCACTTATTACGACATTCAAAGCCGCAATGGCAGATTCACGGGAGAGGACTTGCAGGGAATTTGGGAAGAAAAATACAGTCCAGAAGAGCAAAATTTGTTCGTAAGCTTTATGCTTTCGTGTGAAATGTGTTTTGAAATTACTTCCCAAGAACATCCTGACCTCAAAAAATGGGAAGTTCGTTTTGAGCAGAGAAGTTTTGTAGCCCCGCAGTTGATGCCCGAAAATAAGTCCAAGAGCGTAGAAGATTTTTGGGAGTGGCGTTCGAGTTGGTATTTAACCTATCGCCACGATTTTCTGCATTACGGAGTTATTCAAAGTTTTATTGTACGTACTCAAACTCTTGCCGAAATGCGGGATATATGGAAATCAGGCATCTCTTTGAAAGATACGCACGATGGAGCCGTTCATTACGCCCTGGTAGAATGTCAGGGCAATGAAATTCGGGTACGAGTGACGGCGGGAGGCAGAGTACTGCTTAATAAAATTCGGAACTTGTTTGAAAAACTGCGAGACAGCAAGGGCATAGAAACCGTCAGCCTTGACGGAGAAAATTACGTGCAGTTAGATGAATTGAAAAATCACTCCAAAGACAATCCTAAACTTAAAACAGTGCATGGAACCTGGATAGAAGCCGCTGGGTTGGAAGTTTTCTTGGAAAGAGATGAAAATGCAAGTTTTGATAAACCTAAAGAATCGGAACAGCAAAGATCAGAAAAAGAACACCCCTCAACAAAAAAAATGATAGACAACTCAACACCCCACGAAGTAACAATGGCCGAAGGCGCCCGTAAGTTTGTGCCTTTTAGTGAGATAGAAGGGAAGATTAAGATTTTGTTTTTGGCGGCTGGTACGTTAAATACAGGATTGGAAAGTCGTTTTCAAGATATTGTCAGGTTTTGGGATGAAAGTAATAAGTTTGACAAAGTCAAGGACAAACATGGTTTAGATAAGACGTTATTTAAAGGATTTCTTATCACAGAAAACCCCCATATTTTACATTATGGCGGTCACGGACATAAAGAAGGTATTATTTTAGAAAAAGGAGATTTGAAAGCAGAGACCTTAAAAAGCTACCTAAAACTATCCGCAAATGTTCAATGCGTTATCCTTAATGCTTGCAATTCGTTTGAAATAGCTATCTTAATAGCTGAATACGTACCGTATGTAGTAGCTACGCAAGCCGAAATTAATGATGATACAGCAGTCGCTTTTTCACGGGGATTTTATTTAGGTATTGCGGCTAATAAGACGATAGAAGAAGCATTTGAATTAGGGATTATCGAAATTGAGGATGAAGATTTGCCAGGAGCCGATATCCCGATTTTACTAAAAGGTATTCCGCCCAAATCATAA
- a CDS encoding CU044_2847 family protein — translation MPNIIYEYQNEKGETILVQAEDMRSTSNVRGGRDSEESTIKRVQVRFEEALGTVKAAASALKNVVDEVKPDEFSVEFNLKAEGKAGFFAICQAATGAEFKITLTWKK, via the coding sequence ATGCCCAACATCATTTACGAATACCAAAACGAAAAAGGCGAAACCATTTTGGTGCAAGCCGAGGATATGCGCAGTACTTCCAATGTCCGTGGAGGCCGAGACAGCGAAGAGTCAACTATCAAAAGAGTACAAGTACGTTTTGAGGAAGCGCTAGGAACCGTAAAAGCGGCCGCAAGCGCGCTCAAAAACGTGGTAGATGAGGTAAAACCCGATGAGTTTTCGGTAGAGTTCAACCTCAAAGCTGAAGGGAAAGCGGGCTTTTTTGCCATTTGTCAGGCAGCCACGGGGGCAGAGTTTAAAATTACGTTGACGTGGAAAAAATAA
- a CDS encoding glycosyltransferase family 39 protein, with product MKITNWRVIAFFSAYLVLGLAIYKDYGISFDEPINRANGIVSIQYVGEKLGFLAPSKEIPKLQEYYDRDYGVVFDVPLVIGEKALGYNSDDKSQQLYHFRHLMTFLVFFLSTLFFYATAASIFTNKWLPWLGTLFLILSPRIFAESFYNSKDIVCLSAFIISTYFLLQFLKTYAWRPLLLFSICSAIAINIRLTGIIIPAIALGWGVIDLLRLREKAAVIALKLGVYALLTAAFTVMFWPYLWEAPLANFQFAFANMSKFRANMEVLFFGDRIPAMELPWYYIIGYLMITTPLLYVLLWVLGVVNVLKDSVRHFSAFWDNFEPWRTQLTFLVISTAPFALVILLKSTLYDGWRQLYFTYGAFLMIALYGLDWVFQWGKQQPLVLRAGQAIVLVQLVVIGGWMGLNHPFQQTYFNAFAGEPVAKNFEIDYWGLSYKQGLEWIVQHDKRPHIKVVANLTPGVYNRMLLDKSERERLECIYLKPSVRDTLKREALECDYFITEFRYRSDASPYTKELYSIKVDGNTILAVYDGHQLAR from the coding sequence ATGAAAATAACCAATTGGCGAGTTATTGCTTTTTTTAGTGCCTATCTCGTGCTAGGCTTGGCGATTTATAAAGACTACGGTATTTCGTTTGATGAACCCATCAATCGGGCGAATGGAATCGTTTCCATCCAATATGTGGGTGAAAAGTTAGGTTTTTTAGCGCCAAGCAAAGAAATCCCCAAACTGCAAGAGTACTATGATAGAGACTACGGCGTGGTATTTGACGTCCCGCTGGTCATTGGCGAAAAAGCACTCGGTTACAATTCCGATGACAAAAGCCAACAATTGTACCACTTTCGTCACTTGATGACCTTTTTGGTTTTCTTCCTTTCTACGCTCTTTTTTTACGCCACTGCCGCCAGCATTTTTACCAATAAGTGGCTTCCGTGGCTGGGAACCCTCTTTTTGATTCTAAGCCCGAGGATATTTGCGGAGTCTTTTTACAATAGCAAAGACATTGTTTGCCTTTCGGCCTTTATCATTAGTACTTATTTTTTGCTCCAATTCCTCAAAACCTACGCTTGGAGGCCTCTGTTGTTGTTCAGCATTTGTAGTGCCATCGCCATCAATATTCGCCTAACGGGTATCATCATTCCTGCCATCGCGTTGGGGTGGGGCGTGATTGATTTGCTCCGTTTAAGAGAAAAAGCAGCTGTCATCGCCCTTAAATTAGGAGTCTATGCCCTGCTTACGGCGGCGTTTACGGTGATGTTTTGGCCGTATTTGTGGGAAGCTCCCCTTGCCAATTTTCAGTTTGCTTTTGCCAACATGAGTAAGTTTCGGGCCAACATGGAGGTGTTGTTTTTTGGCGACAGAATTCCTGCGATGGAGCTGCCGTGGTATTATATCATCGGGTATTTGATGATTACAACTCCGCTTCTTTACGTATTGTTGTGGGTACTGGGGGTAGTAAATGTACTAAAAGACAGCGTAAGGCACTTCTCGGCTTTCTGGGACAACTTTGAGCCTTGGCGCACCCAACTGACTTTTTTGGTGATAAGTACCGCTCCGTTTGCGCTCGTAATTTTGTTGAAGTCCACCTTGTACGACGGCTGGAGGCAGCTATATTTTACCTACGGCGCATTTCTGATGATAGCCTTATACGGCCTAGACTGGGTTTTTCAGTGGGGGAAACAGCAGCCTTTGGTATTGAGGGCTGGTCAAGCAATCGTACTGGTGCAATTGGTCGTGATTGGCGGGTGGATGGGACTCAACCATCCGTTTCAGCAAACCTATTTTAACGCGTTTGCGGGCGAACCCGTGGCTAAAAATTTTGAAATAGATTACTGGGGACTGTCGTACAAACAAGGGCTTGAATGGATTGTCCAACACGACAAACGTCCTCACATCAAGGTAGTAGCCAACCTGACCCCAGGGGTTTATAATCGAATGCTTTTGGACAAATCGGAGCGGGAACGGCTGGAATGTATCTATTTAAAACCCTCAGTACGCGATACGTTGAAGCGAGAAGCGTTGGAATGTGATTATTTTATAACGGAGTTTCGCTATCGGTCTGATGCTTCGCCTTATACGAAGGAGTTATACAGCATCAAGGTGGACGGTAACACCATTTTAGCAGTGTACGACGGGCATCAATTAGCGCGGTAA
- a CDS encoding DUF3299 domain-containing protein, which yields MKRLIVAILLSTVAFTGFISTNTAKQNEGTGTKFRYRALAGNNPVKISWETLRDVTFKKKWYPEESVYMLYPTFGPNINKLNGKEILLTGYVLPIDAESNLYALSAFPFSACFFCGGAGPESVVGLKFKKNGRKFKTDERHTMRGILKLNADNIYELNYNIDGAEIADE from the coding sequence ATGAAACGTCTTATAGTTGCTATTTTACTAAGCACCGTCGCTTTTACGGGTTTTATAAGTACCAACACTGCCAAACAAAATGAAGGAACGGGGACGAAGTTTCGTTACCGCGCCCTAGCTGGGAACAATCCCGTCAAAATTTCTTGGGAAACATTGCGAGATGTAACCTTCAAGAAAAAATGGTATCCTGAAGAGTCAGTGTATATGTTGTATCCAACGTTTGGCCCCAACATCAACAAACTCAACGGCAAAGAAATATTGTTGACAGGTTATGTACTTCCCATTGATGCGGAGTCAAATCTATACGCCTTGTCAGCCTTCCCATTCAGTGCTTGTTTCTTCTGCGGTGGCGCGGGGCCTGAATCGGTGGTAGGCTTAAAGTTCAAGAAAAACGGACGCAAGTTCAAAACGGACGAGCGCCATACCATGCGTGGTATCTTAAAATTGAACGCCGATAACATCTACGAATTGAACTACAACATTGACGGCGCAGAGATTGCCGACGAATAA
- a CDS encoding fasciclin domain-containing protein translates to MKKLIGGLMLLVVGLIGCKEDDPQPKSISDVLLDQEDLTILRAAISHAGLQDAFKTSSVTLFAPNDEGFKASGYADAGAITSLPPEQVRALITNHVITSPLPVESMPFGLSNPVKMMSNARLFLSNPDGVPYLNHGKSVKSNILANNGVIHIINRVIPIPTQSLAQIIKNTPDFSLFRQATRRAIAGDPRLATFYADTLGSFPVDPAYTMFLPTNQAMIAGKFSQAEINATSPIVLARIVSYHIMLSRLFSSFMGNSTLNMFDASYTATLASKSTGLTITGRANPTQPANITKTDITATNGLIHVIDKVLIP, encoded by the coding sequence ATGAAAAAACTCATTGGGGGCTTGATGTTACTGGTAGTGGGTTTGATAGGCTGCAAAGAAGACGACCCTCAGCCCAAAAGCATTTCCGACGTATTGTTAGACCAAGAAGATTTAACCATTTTGCGCGCGGCCATTAGCCATGCGGGGCTTCAAGATGCGTTTAAGACCAGTTCTGTGACGCTTTTTGCACCCAACGACGAAGGATTTAAAGCATCAGGTTATGCCGATGCGGGCGCCATTACTTCTCTTCCTCCTGAGCAAGTCCGTGCGCTGATTACCAACCACGTCATTACCTCGCCATTGCCCGTAGAGTCGATGCCATTTGGATTGAGTAACCCCGTGAAAATGATGTCGAATGCGCGCTTGTTTTTATCAAACCCCGATGGAGTGCCTTACCTTAATCACGGCAAAAGTGTCAAATCAAACATTTTGGCCAATAATGGGGTGATACATATTATCAATAGGGTAATTCCGATTCCAACGCAATCATTGGCCCAAATCATCAAAAATACGCCTGACTTTAGCCTATTTCGCCAGGCCACGCGACGGGCCATTGCGGGCGATCCTCGTCTAGCCACGTTTTACGCCGATACGTTAGGTTCGTTTCCCGTTGACCCTGCTTACACGATGTTTTTACCCACCAATCAAGCCATGATTGCGGGGAAATTTTCGCAAGCAGAAATCAACGCCACTAGCCCAATTGTCTTGGCGCGAATTGTGTCGTATCACATCATGTTGAGTCGGCTTTTTTCTAGTTTTATGGGAAATTCTACCTTGAACATGTTCGATGCTTCTTACACGGCGACCCTTGCCTCTAAATCAACAGGGTTGACGATTACGGGGCGGGCAAACCCAACTCAACCTGCCAATATTACCAAAACTGACATCACAGCTACTAACGGACTTATTCATGTGATAGATAAAGTTTTGATTCCGTGA
- the hemB gene encoding porphobilinogen synthase: MNYTITRRPRRNRQSAAIRALAQETTLSVNDLIYPMFIVEGSGVRSEVKSMPGIYRHSLDTLLEELKEVTDLGIKCIDLFPNYSEDKKDKYATESYREGTLYLDALKAIKDKFPELALMTDVAMDPYSSDGHDGLVENGKILNDETLEILAKMAVAQARAGADILGPSDMMDGRVGFIREALDAEGFTDVSIMSYSVKYASAFYGPFRDALDSAPRFGDKKTYQMNPANVREALIEAELDYQEGADFLMVKPALAYLDVIKTLNQNFDLPIAAYNVSGEYAMIKAAAQNGWLDGDRAMLETLMSIRRAGAKVILTYFAKEFALLQA, from the coding sequence ATGAATTACACCATCACCCGCCGCCCTCGTCGCAATCGCCAGTCGGCGGCCATTCGCGCGCTCGCGCAAGAAACTACCCTCTCCGTCAACGACCTCATTTACCCGATGTTTATCGTCGAAGGAAGTGGCGTACGGAGTGAAGTAAAATCAATGCCAGGCATTTACCGCCACTCGCTCGATACACTTTTAGAAGAACTGAAAGAGGTTACCGATTTGGGCATCAAGTGCATTGATCTGTTTCCCAACTATTCGGAAGATAAAAAAGACAAATACGCCACCGAAAGCTACCGTGAAGGAACGTTGTACCTTGATGCGCTCAAAGCCATCAAAGACAAATTTCCTGAGTTGGCATTGATGACCGACGTGGCGATGGATCCTTACAGCAGCGATGGGCACGATGGCTTGGTCGAAAATGGAAAAATCCTGAACGACGAAACCCTCGAAATTTTGGCAAAAATGGCCGTGGCTCAAGCTCGTGCAGGGGCTGACATCCTCGGCCCAAGCGATATGATGGATGGCCGCGTAGGTTTCATTCGTGAAGCACTTGACGCCGAAGGCTTTACCGACGTGAGTATCATGTCCTATTCGGTCAAATACGCCAGTGCCTTCTACGGCCCGTTCCGCGATGCGCTTGATTCGGCGCCGCGTTTTGGTGACAAAAAAACGTACCAAATGAATCCTGCCAACGTACGCGAAGCCCTGATTGAAGCAGAACTCGATTACCAAGAAGGAGCCGATTTTTTGATGGTAAAGCCCGCCTTGGCGTATTTGGACGTCATCAAGACGTTGAACCAAAACTTTGATTTACCGATTGCGGCCTACAATGTTTCGGGAGAATATGCCATGATTAAGGCCGCTGCTCAAAACGGCTGGCTCGACGGCGACCGTGCGATGTTAGAAACCCTGATGTCGATTCGTCGGGCAGGGGCAAAGGTCATTTTGACCTACTTCGCGAAAGAATTTGCGCTATTGCAAGCGTAA
- a CDS encoding type II CAAX prenyl endopeptidase Rce1 family protein, whose amino-acid sequence MKREILSEIIAYLFLVLIAVGLVRWIFKKLFRNHTSLIIILRFWTFLRQPYYTDHAVPVSVTPLRWLWQLFKVDFGITFFAAIISVTLTKLIERLTFLNFHEDHVYSTPYQALFFLVIFAPIIEEGLFRLSLRLSPFNFAPMIGLIGMYLFLPILSSWFQPNTYIVLAVVFCMLFVPMLVLVTRQAFIMEWLYPRFKKHFRWIYYFSSISFGFIHLSNFENTTLFHYLLIVLLTLPQLCSGFFLGYVRMRYGIGYSIGLHALNNLVPGLLYVFSHRTELF is encoded by the coding sequence ATGAAACGGGAAATTCTTTCAGAAATAATCGCTTACCTCTTCCTAGTACTGATAGCGGTAGGACTGGTTAGGTGGATTTTTAAAAAACTATTTAGAAACCATACTTCTCTTATAATTATCCTTCGTTTTTGGACTTTTCTTCGGCAGCCTTATTACACTGACCATGCAGTTCCTGTTTCCGTAACGCCATTGCGTTGGCTATGGCAATTATTTAAAGTAGATTTTGGAATTACTTTTTTCGCAGCGATTATTTCAGTTACGCTAACCAAACTTATAGAGCGGTTAACTTTTCTCAATTTTCATGAAGACCATGTGTATAGTACACCTTACCAAGCACTATTTTTTTTGGTAATATTTGCCCCCATCATAGAGGAAGGTCTTTTCAGATTATCACTACGGCTCTCTCCCTTTAATTTTGCTCCCATGATTGGTCTTATAGGAATGTATTTATTTTTGCCAATCCTATCCTCGTGGTTTCAACCTAATACTTATATCGTCTTGGCGGTTGTATTCTGTATGCTATTCGTGCCAATGTTAGTTTTAGTAACGCGTCAAGCATTTATAATGGAGTGGCTTTATCCAAGATTCAAAAAACATTTTCGTTGGATTTATTATTTCTCATCCATTTCCTTCGGGTTTATTCACCTCAGTAATTTCGAAAATACAACCCTGTTTCATTATTTGCTTATCGTATTGCTGACACTGCCTCAACTTTGTTCAGGTTTCTTTTTGGGTTATGTTCGAATGCGCTACGGAATTGGGTATAGTATCGGGCTTCACGCACTCAACAATCTGGTACCTGGATTGTTATATGTATTTTCGCATAGAACCGAACTCTTTTAA